A stretch of the Filimonas lacunae genome encodes the following:
- a CDS encoding phosphatase PAP2 family protein, whose protein sequence is MAEQTKTGWLRLLSLDILIAAVLCFIAIILFAFVAHTIVLNKQDLFDTRFFQFFQQYTTPLHTRIALFITFFGSGTFLLPFYLLVIIVLWFARKRNYAVITGAIAIVSFILGAVLKNLFQRERPLLEHLDAAAGGYSFPSGHTLAIFTFAGMMMYHAWHTRWKTTARVGVCLFLWAFACLVGLSRIYLHVHFASDVLGGLCVTIIWLGICFIYFHWGTKRWLV, encoded by the coding sequence ATGGCAGAACAAACAAAAACAGGCTGGTTACGCTTACTTTCACTGGATATATTAATTGCAGCAGTGCTGTGTTTTATAGCTATTATCCTGTTTGCTTTTGTGGCGCATACTATTGTGTTAAACAAGCAGGATTTATTCGATACCCGTTTTTTTCAGTTCTTTCAGCAGTATACCACTCCTTTGCATACCCGGATAGCTTTGTTCATTACCTTTTTTGGCAGCGGTACTTTTTTACTGCCTTTTTACCTGCTGGTGATTATTGTGCTGTGGTTTGCCCGAAAAAGAAACTATGCGGTAATAACCGGGGCGATAGCTATTGTAAGCTTTATATTGGGAGCCGTATTGAAAAACCTGTTTCAGCGCGAGCGGCCTTTGCTGGAGCACCTGGATGCAGCGGCGGGTGGTTATAGCTTTCCCAGTGGGCACACATTGGCTATTTTCACTTTTGCTGGTATGATGATGTATCATGCCTGGCACACCCGTTGGAAAACTACAGCCCGCGTAGGGGTATGCCTGTTTTTATGGGCGTTTGCCTGCCTGGTGGGGTTAAGCCGCATTTACCTGCATGTGCATTTTGCCAGTGATGTGCTGGGCGGTTTGTGTGTAACTATTATCTGGCTGGGTATCTGTTTTATCTATTTTCACTGGGGCACTAAACGCTGGCTGGTATAA
- a CDS encoding serine hydrolase domain-containing protein, producing MKNIPLLTAILAIMLSIAVNGYTQQTRQHIDSLQQILKQAYNQQQPEALDALMQVIQQPAPPKEVVAQQLQNVYKQLGNWQKASYMYQLNQVYFYTVTFEKQQVLLTLLTDSLGKIRYYTFKPIYSNQLHKTEKVRSNNSLTSALDKKVDSLVAPYIQLQNTAGICIAIIDKNTVATYSYGETKKGNKQLPDPATTLFEIGSNTKTFTGLLLAAGIVNKEVEPDEDIERFLPDSITNLAYQGTPITLLTLANHTSSLPRIPGNLFTLKTDTSTPYNHYDSSLLLAYLKQFHPAYKPGTTFAYSNLGMGLLGQLLAWHHHTTYEALLTQTILQPLHLNHTKLTLTAEDSSKHAQGYNERNEPNALWNMQSLNAAGGLHSTVTDMARYIQANLGKAPASLLPAIQLAQHRTFTDGVNQVGLAWMIQQLNGHDIFIHDGATFGFKSFIAFDKESEKGVVILTNCAENITLLGYQFMQ from the coding sequence ATGAAAAATATCCCGCTACTAACTGCCATCCTTGCCATCATGTTGAGCATAGCCGTAAATGGCTATACCCAACAAACCAGACAGCATATTGATTCTTTACAACAAATACTAAAGCAGGCGTATAACCAGCAACAGCCAGAAGCGCTGGATGCACTAATGCAGGTAATACAGCAACCTGCTCCTCCCAAAGAGGTAGTTGCCCAACAATTGCAAAACGTATATAAACAACTGGGCAACTGGCAAAAAGCCAGCTATATGTACCAACTCAACCAGGTGTATTTTTATACCGTTACTTTTGAAAAGCAACAGGTATTGCTCACCTTGCTTACCGATAGCCTGGGCAAGATCCGCTATTACACTTTCAAGCCTATTTATTCCAACCAGTTGCATAAAACAGAAAAAGTGCGCAGCAACAACTCCCTTACCAGCGCATTGGATAAAAAAGTGGACAGCCTGGTGGCGCCTTATATACAACTACAAAATACAGCAGGTATATGTATTGCCATCATTGACAAGAATACTGTTGCTACTTATAGCTATGGGGAAACAAAAAAAGGCAACAAGCAATTACCCGATCCGGCTACTACTCTTTTTGAAATAGGCTCCAACACCAAAACCTTTACCGGCCTGCTGCTGGCAGCTGGCATTGTAAACAAGGAAGTGGAACCTGATGAGGACATAGAACGTTTTTTGCCCGACAGCATCACCAATCTGGCTTATCAGGGCACACCTATCACTTTACTAACTCTAGCCAACCACACCTCCTCCCTGCCCCGGATACCCGGCAACCTGTTTACATTAAAAACAGATACCAGCACTCCTTATAATCATTACGATTCCTCACTGCTGCTCGCCTACCTGAAACAGTTTCATCCTGCTTATAAGCCAGGTACTACATTCGCATATTCAAACCTGGGCATGGGCCTGCTGGGTCAATTACTTGCCTGGCACCATCACACTACCTATGAAGCATTATTAACACAAACCATATTGCAACCGCTGCACCTGAACCATACTAAACTCACCCTCACCGCAGAAGACAGCAGTAAACATGCGCAAGGCTATAACGAAAGGAACGAGCCCAATGCTTTATGGAATATGCAGTCATTAAACGCAGCCGGCGGCTTACATTCCACCGTCACCGATATGGCCCGCTATATACAGGCGAACCTCGGCAAAGCACCCGCTTCATTGCTGCCTGCTATTCAACTGGCCCAACACCGCACTTTTACAGATGGAGTGAACCAGGTAGGGCTGGCGTGGATGATACAACAATTAAACGGACATGACATATTTATACACGATGGCGCTACATTCGGTTTTAAATCATTTATAGCTTTTGATAAGGAAAGCGAAAAAGGAGTAGTTATTTTAACCAACTGCGCCGAGAATATTACGTTATTAGGTTATCAGTTTATGCAATAG
- a CDS encoding nuclear transport factor 2 family protein, with amino-acid sequence MHRSSFCTLASLFILVITGTVKAQGNTTPSARPAPQQLYNTIVTLDSLFFSAYNVCDMDTQASLLSDSIEFYHDQGGLMTSKQAILDATKRNICGKVTRELVKGSMEVSPIPGYGAIETGIHKFHNNQEPAGTISHPGKFVIIWKQTGNKWQITRVISLH; translated from the coding sequence ATGCATCGATCTTCATTTTGCACTTTAGCCAGTCTCTTTATCCTTGTTATTACCGGCACCGTAAAAGCACAAGGCAACACCACACCGTCGGCTCGCCCTGCCCCGCAGCAGCTGTACAATACCATTGTAACGCTGGACAGTCTCTTCTTTTCGGCCTATAATGTATGCGATATGGACACGCAGGCTTCCCTGCTTTCAGATAGCATTGAGTTTTATCACGATCAGGGAGGTTTGATGACTTCCAAACAGGCTATACTGGATGCCACTAAACGGAATATCTGTGGCAAAGTAACCCGCGAACTGGTAAAAGGAAGCATGGAGGTATCTCCCATTCCCGGTTACGGCGCTATTGAAACGGGCATTCATAAATTTCACAACAATCAGGAACCAGCCGGCACCATTTCCCACCCCGGCAAGTTTGTGATCATCTGGAAGCAAACTGGCAACAAATGGCAAATAACCCGTGTAATTAGTTTACATTAG
- a CDS encoding outer membrane protein assembly factor BamB family protein — translation MHLLTQTTRRLAQSWLLSACITILTLLSCKKENTPDPVSTKKAITSFLLKYSSGAAIDSNSITVSITNDSILIGLPSSVDISNLIPEIEFTGISISPKSGLAQNFTQPVTYTVTAADGTTHTYVVKLSKNIINNLVFIGSSNNSFYALDANTGSIKWQYNGTNGFSYSSPTYDSGVVYAGSIDNYLYAFDALTGAIKWQFLTGGFGIESSPTVKDNIVYVGSNDDYLYAINKVTGTLLWKYQTAQNVSSTPLVYNGTVYVGSSDNYLYALNAITGALQWKYATGALINQSSPALYNNNIIIGSRDGYLHAVNATTGTLQWRFSTGGISLEMSNPTVANDIVYIGGWYNFNDFKQKGSLYAVNAATGTLVWHGLDTLGIGSDPCVTNNQVFVSSDDGNTYAINAATGNVLWQKTLYANGAGATVSDGTVYIGGGGTGYFYALDAVTGQQKWKTAIPNGIMTSTPCVLGTAGTIHRGGEPSPAT, via the coding sequence ATGCATCTGTTAACCCAAACCACCCGGCGCCTTGCGCAATCCTGGCTTCTATCGGCCTGCATAACCATCCTTACATTACTCTCCTGTAAAAAGGAAAATACACCCGACCCTGTTTCCACAAAAAAAGCTATTACCAGCTTTTTATTAAAATATAGCAGCGGAGCAGCTATTGACTCCAATAGCATTACTGTTTCTATTACCAACGACAGTATTTTAATAGGCCTTCCCTCTTCTGTAGACATCAGTAATCTTATTCCGGAAATAGAGTTTACAGGCATAAGCATATCTCCTAAAAGCGGACTGGCTCAAAATTTTACCCAACCAGTAACCTATACCGTTACAGCAGCCGATGGCACTACACATACTTATGTAGTAAAACTGAGTAAGAACATTATTAACAACCTGGTATTTATAGGCAGTAGCAACAATTCGTTTTATGCATTAGATGCCAACACCGGCAGCATTAAATGGCAATACAACGGCACCAATGGTTTTTCATATTCCAGCCCCACTTATGATAGCGGTGTAGTATATGCTGGTTCTATAGATAATTACCTGTATGCTTTTGACGCTTTAACAGGCGCTATAAAATGGCAGTTCTTAACCGGCGGCTTTGGCATAGAATCCAGTCCTACCGTGAAAGATAATATCGTTTATGTAGGCAGCAATGATGATTATCTTTATGCGATCAACAAGGTAACAGGAACCCTTCTCTGGAAATACCAGACAGCACAAAATGTAAGTTCTACCCCATTGGTATATAACGGAACCGTATATGTGGGCAGTTCAGACAATTACCTGTATGCCCTCAACGCTATTACAGGCGCCTTGCAATGGAAATATGCAACAGGTGCATTGATTAACCAGTCCAGCCCCGCACTATATAATAACAATATTATTATAGGTAGCCGTGACGGCTATTTACATGCAGTGAATGCAACAACAGGCACATTACAATGGCGATTCTCTACTGGTGGCATTTCGTTGGAAATGAGTAACCCTACCGTAGCCAACGACATTGTTTATATTGGCGGCTGGTATAATTTTAATGACTTTAAGCAAAAAGGCAGTTTATATGCCGTAAACGCCGCTACGGGTACACTGGTATGGCATGGTCTGGATACCCTGGGCATAGGTTCAGACCCTTGTGTAACCAATAACCAGGTTTTTGTATCTTCCGATGATGGCAACACTTATGCTATTAACGCCGCTACCGGCAACGTTCTATGGCAAAAAACCTTATATGCCAATGGCGCAGGAGCAACGGTTTCCGATGGCACCGTTTATATAGGTGGAGGCGGCACAGGCTATTTTTATGCACTGGATGCTGTTACAGGCCAGCAAAAATGGAAAACAGCCATTCCTAATGGCATTATGACCTCTACGCCCTGTGTGCTGGGCACTGCCGGCACCATACATCGTGGCGGTGAACCTTCACCTGCTACCTAG
- a CDS encoding MFS transporter: MFMKIANAYKRSFTGLSRETWLLSSVLLINRCGNMAVPFMSLYVTQSLKRPASDAGIIIALFGVGSVMGSALGGWLTDKIGFRPVQIVAAMVSGIFFLLFGAITHFPTLCCLIVIISLFSDAFRPANFTAIAFYAKKGTETRSNSLNRLAVNVGWAVGASVGGIIASYNYHLLFVVEGTISIMAGLLIVWWLPGAKELVKKAKEHAVDTVALKPWKDKVFVGFVAITCVFSSAFFLMFRVGPLYFKEYWHLDESLIGVMLGFNGVIIALFEMVLVNYIEDKRTLSFFIIAGSLVLAGSYLFLLLPGSIALLALGLSVTCFTIGEILSLPFINTFVIGRSTPANRGQYAAGYALCWSFAQVVGPASGFYLADHWSFHALWVVLSLLLVMCAYSYYRLIGRATPVRQQGYV; encoded by the coding sequence ATGTTCATGAAAATTGCTAATGCCTATAAGCGTTCTTTTACGGGCCTTAGCAGGGAAACGTGGTTATTAAGTTCGGTGTTACTGATAAACAGGTGCGGCAATATGGCTGTTCCTTTTATGAGTTTGTATGTTACCCAGTCGCTGAAAAGGCCTGCGTCGGACGCGGGGATTATTATTGCTTTGTTTGGAGTGGGGTCGGTGATGGGATCGGCACTGGGAGGATGGTTAACGGATAAAATAGGTTTCCGGCCGGTGCAGATTGTAGCGGCTATGGTAAGCGGTATCTTCTTTTTGCTGTTTGGAGCTATTACACACTTTCCTACGCTTTGCTGTTTAATAGTGATCATTAGCCTTTTCTCTGATGCTTTTCGTCCGGCTAACTTTACCGCTATTGCCTTTTATGCTAAAAAAGGAACGGAAACCCGGTCAAACTCTTTAAACAGGCTGGCGGTAAATGTGGGTTGGGCAGTAGGCGCCAGTGTGGGAGGTATTATAGCATCGTATAATTACCACCTGTTGTTTGTGGTAGAAGGTACTATCAGCATTATGGCGGGGCTGTTGATTGTTTGGTGGTTGCCCGGCGCGAAGGAACTGGTAAAAAAGGCGAAGGAACATGCGGTAGATACAGTGGCGCTAAAACCCTGGAAGGATAAAGTGTTTGTAGGTTTTGTAGCTATTACCTGTGTGTTTAGTTCGGCATTTTTCCTGATGTTCAGGGTAGGGCCGTTATATTTTAAAGAATACTGGCACCTGGATGAATCTTTAATAGGCGTTATGCTGGGTTTTAACGGGGTGATCATTGCCTTGTTTGAAATGGTGCTGGTGAACTATATCGAGGATAAGCGCACTTTGTCATTCTTTATTATTGCGGGTTCACTGGTGCTGGCGGGTTCTTATCTTTTCTTATTGCTGCCAGGTAGTATAGCCTTGTTGGCTTTGGGGTTGTCGGTAACCTGTTTCACTATAGGGGAAATACTCTCACTTCCTTTTATCAATACATTCGTTATCGGCCGCAGTACCCCGGCAAACCGGGGGCAATATGCGGCAGGCTATGCTTTATGCTGGTCGTTTGCACAGGTGGTGGGGCCGGCAAGCGGTTTTTACCTGGCCGACCACTGGAGCTTTCATGCTTTATGGGTGGTGCTAAGCCTGTTGCTGGTGATGTGTGCCTATAGCTATTACAGGCTGATAGGCAGGGCCACTCCTGTACGGCAACAAGGATATGTGTAA
- a CDS encoding RNA polymerase sigma factor, with protein MNDWKIVELIKAGKSDTALDALYKHFPLMRKMVVSKGGTATEAEDVFQEALIILVKRVRQHDFELTARLSTYLYSVCRYLWKDEHKKHRTHIAFDYNSELPLQEEEVWLELTEQENKARLAAKALEALKDRCRELLLLFYSGRFTLRDIAGKMGYSSENTAKNQKYKCLESAKNKLSELKQSMQTA; from the coding sequence ATGAACGATTGGAAGATAGTGGAATTAATAAAGGCCGGAAAAAGCGATACTGCTTTGGATGCTTTATATAAACACTTTCCGTTGATGCGGAAAATGGTAGTGTCGAAAGGGGGCACCGCTACAGAAGCCGAGGATGTGTTTCAGGAAGCGCTGATTATATTGGTTAAGAGAGTGCGCCAGCACGATTTTGAGCTTACCGCCCGGTTAAGTACCTATTTATATAGCGTGTGCCGTTACCTGTGGAAGGATGAACACAAAAAGCACAGAACACATATAGCATTTGATTATAACAGTGAGTTGCCGCTACAGGAGGAAGAAGTGTGGCTGGAACTGACAGAGCAGGAAAATAAGGCCAGGCTGGCAGCAAAAGCATTGGAAGCATTGAAAGACCGTTGCAGGGAGCTGTTGCTGCTGTTTTACAGTGGACGCTTTACGTTGAGGGATATAGCAGGGAAAATGGGCTACAGCTCGGAAAACACGGCTAAAAACCAGAAATACAAATGCCTGGAAAGCGCGAAGAACAAACTGAGTGAACTAAAACAATCCATGCAAACTGCTTAA
- a CDS encoding LamG domain-containing protein yields MKNYKPIFLAFLIGLSACKKENANENVPNENTNNRSATEELSWVNVIPTTSFSNFSTYWNNLYPWGSDHNGSARMRTQNIAVSSGVLTLTSAPTSGVGNSTSSPYLAIKYYSGTIYAKTIPVVNDSWPKWHFKGEFQCESQTGTWPAFWATGASSWPPESDFMEFKGSTTCWVNTYKNPSGGWSSVGVPISSPGSWHTYSVYMTKISATDVSIEYWIDGVLKSTQTGANFVGQGLYIIIDYQMEGSSGAPGPTGTTYMRARNVLVEKSATL; encoded by the coding sequence ATGAAAAATTATAAACCTATTTTTCTAGCCTTTTTAATAGGCCTATCTGCCTGTAAAAAGGAAAATGCCAATGAAAACGTACCGAATGAAAACACTAACAATCGCTCTGCTACGGAAGAGCTTTCCTGGGTAAACGTAATACCCACTACATCCTTTAGTAATTTCAGTACCTATTGGAACAACCTGTATCCCTGGGGATCGGATCATAACGGCAGTGCACGGATGCGCACGCAGAATATTGCTGTTTCGTCCGGGGTGCTAACGCTTACCAGCGCACCTACCAGCGGTGTAGGCAACAGCACTTCCTCGCCTTACCTGGCCATTAAGTATTATTCCGGTACTATTTACGCCAAAACCATCCCGGTGGTGAATGATTCCTGGCCCAAATGGCATTTTAAGGGAGAATTTCAGTGTGAATCACAAACAGGAACCTGGCCGGCCTTCTGGGCTACGGGAGCTAGTTCGTGGCCGCCGGAAAGCGATTTTATGGAGTTTAAAGGCAGCACTACCTGCTGGGTGAATACTTATAAAAACCCCAGTGGAGGTTGGAGTAGTGTTGGTGTGCCTATATCCAGTCCCGGCTCGTGGCATACGTATTCTGTATACATGACCAAAATAAGCGCAACAGATGTATCAATTGAATACTGGATAGATGGTGTGTTAAAGTCAACTCAAACGGGGGCCAACTTTGTGGGGCAGGGCTTATACATTATTATAGATTACCAGATGGAGGGCTCATCAGGCGCTCCGGGTCCAACGGGCACTACTTACATGCGCGCCCGCAATGTGCTGGTAGAAAAAAGCGCTACTTTATAA
- a CDS encoding L-dopachrome tautomerase-related protein, which produces MKSRIVNTILLLGLIVSVKAQDKAKTKEKEVVPEKKPFTVVAEFKGQQVTGVTVAGFGRIFANFPRWRASVENSVVEVKPNGTSVAYPDARWNSWKPDMPVEDSVFVAVQSVQEADGKLYVLDTRNPLWKGVVNSPRIFVFDLRTNKLADILVLSEYSYKPNSYINDLCIDTKHNVIYMTDSNEPGLVLYDLKKRTCNRVLTDHVSTTGEVDHLTIDGKKWGSKPVHSDGIAYDEMNDRLYYHALTGYTLYSVSASAMRNGTDDDVVGSVRKVATTPAPDGMVFDMRGNIYMADLEKHAIVYVTRKGEQRTLVEDVKVGWADSFSIHGGYLYFTNSRIHEAGSGAEELSYQIYKIPLEYMYRTR; this is translated from the coding sequence ATGAAAAGTCGTATTGTAAACACCATCCTGTTGCTGGGGCTTATAGTCTCTGTTAAAGCACAGGATAAGGCGAAGACGAAAGAGAAAGAGGTTGTACCCGAAAAGAAACCGTTCACTGTAGTGGCTGAGTTTAAAGGGCAGCAGGTTACCGGTGTTACGGTGGCTGGCTTTGGACGCATCTTTGCTAATTTTCCACGCTGGAGGGCTTCTGTTGAAAACTCTGTAGTAGAAGTGAAGCCTAATGGTACTTCTGTTGCCTATCCTGATGCACGCTGGAACAGCTGGAAGCCTGATATGCCGGTAGAAGATTCGGTGTTTGTGGCAGTGCAGAGTGTGCAGGAAGCAGATGGTAAGCTGTATGTGCTGGATACCCGCAACCCTTTATGGAAAGGCGTTGTAAACTCTCCCCGCATATTTGTGTTTGACCTGAGAACGAATAAGCTCGCCGATATTCTGGTGTTGTCTGAATATAGCTACAAGCCCAATTCTTATATCAACGATTTGTGTATTGACACCAAGCACAACGTTATTTATATGACCGATTCCAACGAACCGGGTTTGGTATTGTATGATTTGAAAAAGCGTACCTGTAACCGTGTGCTTACCGATCATGTTTCTACTACAGGAGAAGTAGATCATTTGACTATTGATGGCAAGAAATGGGGTAGCAAGCCGGTGCATTCAGATGGTATTGCTTATGATGAGATGAACGATCGCCTGTATTATCATGCGCTTACGGGTTACACTTTATATTCAGTCAGTGCTTCTGCCATGCGCAATGGTACGGATGATGATGTGGTGGGCAGTGTGCGTAAAGTGGCTACCACTCCTGCACCGGATGGGATGGTGTTTGATATGAGGGGTAATATATACATGGCCGACCTGGAAAAGCATGCTATTGTGTATGTAACCCGTAAAGGGGAACAGCGCACGCTGGTAGAAGATGTAAAGGTGGGCTGGGCCGACTCTTTCAGCATTCACGGCGGCTACCTGTATTTTACTAATTCCCGGATACATGAAGCCGGTAGTGGGGCGGAAGAGCTCAGCTACCAGATATATAAAATTCCATTGGAGTATATGTACAGAACCCGGTAA